In the Arachis ipaensis cultivar K30076 chromosome B10, Araip1.1, whole genome shotgun sequence genome, one interval contains:
- the LOC107621731 gene encoding uncharacterized protein LOC107621731 isoform X1 yields the protein MFPRLSKCFSFTASRDWLYRQSFSVAGLRAVVSDLGDGTVMHCWVPKIHDTSKPSLVLIHGFGANAMWQYGDHLRNFVAHFNVYVPDLLFFGDSFTSRPERTESFQAVCLRKLMEFHGVHRMSLVGISYGGFVAYSLAAQFPEKVEKLALCCTGVCLEEIDMKNGLFKVSDLDEAASILMPQTPEKLRELMRLSFVRPARGVPTWFLADFIQQVMCTRCIDEKRELLEAILKGRKLSNLPKIQQNTLIIWGEQDQIFPLELGHRLQRHIGESAHIVVIKNAGHAVNLEKSKEFARHLKSFLVGPKACSSSPSLSFSFRWTNPEGHS from the exons ATGTTTCCCAGGCTTTCAAAATGCTTCAGCTTCACCGCTTCCAGAGACTGGTTGTACCGCCAGTCGTTCTCCGTGGCGGGCCTCCGCGCCGTGGTATCAGACTTGGGCGACGGAACCGTCATGCATTGCTGGGTGCCGAAGATCCATGACACAAGCAAACCCAGCCTGGTCCTGATCCACGGTTTTGGCGCGAACGCAATGTGGCAATACGGCGACCACCTTCGGAACTTCGTGGCACACTTCAACGTTTACGTGCCTGACCTTCTCTTCTTCGGCGATTCCTTCACGTCACGACCTGAGAGGACGGAGTCCTTTCAGGCCGTGTGCTTGAGGAAGCTGATGGAGTTTCATGGTGTCCACAGGATGAGCTTGGTTGGGATCAGCTATGGTGGCTTTGTGGCGTATAGTTTGGCTGCACAGTTCCCTGAGAAAGTGGAGAAGTTGGCGCTTTGTTGCACGGGTGTTTGCTTGGAGGAGATTGACATGAAAAATGGGTTGTTTAAGGTTTCTGATTTGGATGAAGCTGCAAGCATTTTGATGCCTCAGACTCCCGAGAAGCTCAGGGAGTTGATGCGGCTATCTTTTGTTAGGCCTGCTAGGGGCGTCCCTACTTGGTTCCTTGCAGATTTCATTCAG CAGGTGATGTGTACACGTTGCATTGATGAGAAGAGAGAATTACTTGAGGCAATACTCAAAGGTCGAAAACTTTCTAATCTTCCCAAGATCCAACAG AACACGCTAATCATATGGGGGGAGCAAGATCAGATATTCCCTCTTGAGTTAGGACACAGATTACAAAG GCATATAGGGGAAAGTGCTCATATTGTGGTGATCAAGAATGCAGGGCATGCAGTGAACCTAGAGAAGTCTAAAGAGTTTGCCAGGCACTTGAAATCTTTCCTCGTTGGTCCCAAGGCATGTTCGTCCTCCCCctcacttagttttagttttagatggaCAAATCCAGAAGGACATTCTTGA
- the LOC107621731 gene encoding uncharacterized protein LOC107621731 isoform X2, translated as MFPRLSKCFSFTASRDWLYRQSFSVAGLRAVVSDLGDGTVMHCWVPKIHDTSKPSLVLIHGFGANAMWQYGDHLRNFVAHFNVYVPDLLFFGDSFTSRPERTESFQAVCLRKLMEFHGVHRMSLVGISYGGFVAYSLAAQFPEKVEKLALCCTGVCLEEIDMKNGLFKVSDLDEAASILMPQTPEKLRELMRLSFVRPARGVPTWFLADFIQVMCTRCIDEKRELLEAILKGRKLSNLPKIQQNTLIIWGEQDQIFPLELGHRLQRHIGESAHIVVIKNAGHAVNLEKSKEFARHLKSFLVGPKACSSSPSLSFSFRWTNPEGHS; from the exons ATGTTTCCCAGGCTTTCAAAATGCTTCAGCTTCACCGCTTCCAGAGACTGGTTGTACCGCCAGTCGTTCTCCGTGGCGGGCCTCCGCGCCGTGGTATCAGACTTGGGCGACGGAACCGTCATGCATTGCTGGGTGCCGAAGATCCATGACACAAGCAAACCCAGCCTGGTCCTGATCCACGGTTTTGGCGCGAACGCAATGTGGCAATACGGCGACCACCTTCGGAACTTCGTGGCACACTTCAACGTTTACGTGCCTGACCTTCTCTTCTTCGGCGATTCCTTCACGTCACGACCTGAGAGGACGGAGTCCTTTCAGGCCGTGTGCTTGAGGAAGCTGATGGAGTTTCATGGTGTCCACAGGATGAGCTTGGTTGGGATCAGCTATGGTGGCTTTGTGGCGTATAGTTTGGCTGCACAGTTCCCTGAGAAAGTGGAGAAGTTGGCGCTTTGTTGCACGGGTGTTTGCTTGGAGGAGATTGACATGAAAAATGGGTTGTTTAAGGTTTCTGATTTGGATGAAGCTGCAAGCATTTTGATGCCTCAGACTCCCGAGAAGCTCAGGGAGTTGATGCGGCTATCTTTTGTTAGGCCTGCTAGGGGCGTCCCTACTTGGTTCCTTGCAGATTTCATTCAG GTGATGTGTACACGTTGCATTGATGAGAAGAGAGAATTACTTGAGGCAATACTCAAAGGTCGAAAACTTTCTAATCTTCCCAAGATCCAACAG AACACGCTAATCATATGGGGGGAGCAAGATCAGATATTCCCTCTTGAGTTAGGACACAGATTACAAAG GCATATAGGGGAAAGTGCTCATATTGTGGTGATCAAGAATGCAGGGCATGCAGTGAACCTAGAGAAGTCTAAAGAGTTTGCCAGGCACTTGAAATCTTTCCTCGTTGGTCCCAAGGCATGTTCGTCCTCCCCctcacttagttttagttttagatggaCAAATCCAGAAGGACATTCTTGA